The Paenibacillus sp. RC334 nucleotide sequence AACGGGCGTATCCTATCAAAGCCTGCTGGACCGCATGATTGCGCTGGCACTGGAGCGTTATGAACGCAGGTCTGCGCTGCACTACGAGAACTCATAAAACGAACCAGGGGGAGCTGATCACTCCCTTTTTTGTTCATATACATGGTATACAATTAGGATTTGCAAGAATCCTTAATCACGAAAGGTGGCGGCTAAACATGGGCTTTCAAACCGAATTTAACTCTGTGTGCAAATTCAAGAGCGAACAGGAATTGTACGAACTGCTGGAATACGGACGCGGCAAAATGGTTAAATCCGGCCTGCGTGTGTTCCCCACAGGTCAGAAGGTCATCGCTTACAGCGTGGACAATGTGGCAGTAGCCATCGTGCAGATTGTCGGCTGTATTGCCGAAATCAATTTTCAGGGCGACGAAGTGACCGAGGTTGAAATGATCCTCATTCGCAAGCTGAATGAAGAGGAAGCAAGAGTTCAGACCGCATTGGCGGATGAAATGTTTTTTGGAGCGCAATAGACAGGTGAAGGACAGATTAACGCCGAATCAGAGGGGGCTTTTCCGGGTATGATTCAGTAGAAAAGGGATTGAGGTTACAGAACGAAAGCGGCCTCGCCATCTACTGCGATCTGTTGAAAGGAAGGACACCCTATGATAGTAAGGTTCGGCTATGTAGCCATGTCAGTCACCGTACAAAATGCATCGCCCTCCAAAACGATGACGATGGCCAGCTTTAACAAAATTGGAGATCGAGAGGCCGCGATCCGCAAGCTGGAACGAATTGCAACCGAAAACCTGCATAATACATTGCGGTTGCTGCGTCATAATCGGGCGAGCGATATCAAGGTTTACCGTTTTTCATCCAAGCTGATTCCGCTGGCGACTCATCAGGATTTGCGTGGCTGGGACCCCATTCAGGCACTTGCCGCTGATTTTGCAGAGGTCGGGAATGTTGTCAAAGCGAACGGGATGAGAGTCTCGTTTCACCCGGATCATTTTACAGTGCTGAGCACTCCCCGCCCGGAAGTACTGCAAAGCTCCATTAACGATCTCAAGCATCATAAAGCGATGCTGGAGGCGATGGGACTCGGTGCGGATGCCAAGAACAACATTCATATCGGCGGCGCGTATGGAGACAAGGTGACGTCGAGTCAGCGTTTTGTAGAGCAAGTAGGTGCGCTGGAGCTTTCGTTAAGGGAACGAATGACGCTGGAAAATGATGATAAAACGTTTAATGCGATGGAAACGCTGGAAGCGTGCAAGCGGACGGGGCTGCCGATGGTTCTCGACATTCATCATCAATGGGTAAATAACGAGGGCGAGAAGCCGTGGGAGCTGTGGCCTGGCATTTTGGATACATGGAAAGGGGAATTGGCTCAAACGGGTTCTTCTCCCGATAATCCACTACCACCCAAAATCCATGCGTCCAGTCCCAAAAGTGAAAAAGACCCCCGCGGTCATGCGGACGGTGTTCAGGTGGAGCCGCTGCTTACTTTTTTGCGTAACATTGCCGGATATACGGGTCGGATTGACGTCATGCTGGAAGCCAAACGCAAGGATGAAGCGTTGTTCGGGCTGATGAAGGAACTGCGTGTACGAGAAGGTGACGGAGTAAAGGTGCTAGATGGGGCTTCGGTAGAAATTACGCCTTAAAGAATAGGGTTCTGCGGATAATGTTCCCAAATAGAGAAACTTTATGGAATATATTGTGTATACTAGATTGTGTAAACTAGTAAATTGTACTTTAACAGAGATGGTTAAGAGGACTGTGCTGTAATGCAGCTTCGTAAACCACGTAACAATGATATAGAAAGTAGAGTGAACACGTTGAATGAACATGAAAACGAAAAGGTTCCCTATATTGTATCAGGAAAAAGCTATACCGCCGTGGCCATTAACGCGGCATCCAAAGCAGGGGAATGGATCAAAAGCAGACTGGGGACCGTCGAGCAGTTAAGCACCAAGCAGTCCCCGACGGACCTTGTGACCGAAGTGGATAAAGGTGCGGAGCAGATGATCCGCAGACTGATTCTCACGCATTTTCCCGACCATGCCATTTTGGGCGAAGAGGGGGTAGAGCCGGGTGCCGAGGCTTCGGCCCGTGCATTGGAGGCTGCTCGTGAAGAGGAATATTTGTGGATTATTGATCCAGTAGACGGTACAACCAATTTTGTACACAGCCTGCCGTACTACAGTGTATCTATCGCTTTGGCCCACTGTGGAGAGGTGATTGTTGGTGTCATTTATGATCCGTCCCGCGACGAAATGTTTGTGGCTGAAAAAGGTAAAGGCGCGTATGTACATGGCAATCTGATGAGGGCATCCAGAGAAGAAACACTGGGAGACAGTCTGGTGTGCATCGGCTTCCCGCCGGACCGCACTTTTGCACAGCCGCTGAATATGAAGATTGCACAGGCACTTACACCGCAGGTACGAGGCATTCGGGCACTCGGCTCGGCAGCCCTGCATCTGGCTTATGTGGCATCGGGACGGCTGTCAGCCTATTGTGAAATCGGTTTGAATGCCTGGGATGTAGCAGCGGGCGCTTTGCTGGTACAGGAATCGGGAGGAACGATCACAGATACGCTGGGCAGGCCTTATGACCTTAGTGTGCGACATATTGCAGCGACTAATACGGCTATTCATTCTCAACTCATTCAAGTACTGAAAGAAGCAGACGCAACCGGGTTATAATACACCTATATCGCTTATACCTGAAGGAGGAAGGATGATGGGCCAATCCGAGGATTTGGAGCGCGAGCTCAGTGAATTGCTGACGGAAGGCGAAATTCGTGAGAATGAGGCCAAAAAACGCGAACGGCTCACTCCTAAATATGAGGTGCGGATTCAAACCCATATCGACCCTATTGTCGAAGAGACGCGTAAATACCGCAGCATGGCACGGGAACTGGATGACCGTTACGATGAATATATGAGCAAGGCGGACAAATCGGAACCAACCGACAAACGCTGAGCGAACACAAATACCTCTTGCCGAATGACCAAGGCATGGGGTATTTTGTATGATGTACAGCTTTATCGTGCAATCTCCATTCCATGCTGGAACGCGCAGGACGAGCGAAGGAGGCGACATCCACTGATCACTTATTTTAAAAGCGCTTTCAAAAATGCCGGAATCCATCATAAAATGGTACTGCTGATTACGGTGCTCATGCTGGTTAATTTTGCGGTTGTTGCAGTCATACTTAAATACGTATTTCATATTTATGATAATCAAATGTATAAAAAGACATCCGAAGTACTCAACATTTCTTCAATCGGCATTGAAAATGAGCTGAAGGATGTTGAAAAAGTTACTTTCAAGGTGACAACAGACGAACAGCTTCAGCGTTATTTGCTACAATTGGAAAGAGAAACCTCGCCGTATACCAAAATGGTGCTGCGTAAAAAAATAACGAATAGGCTTGTCGCCTTCGCAGGCTCTGAAACCTATATCTATTCTATGATGGTGATCGACAAAGAGGGGCAGGTCATGAGTGCGGGCAACCGTGAGGGTATTCCCTCAGAGCTTCGATCCACCCTGTCGGAGCTGGCAGCCGAATATGACGGTTCCAACGCATGGTACGCGGCAGGTCACTCCTCCTTACTGGCAGCGCGGCAATTCAAATCCTTTACAGATACCAATTTTACGTTAAATGGGCTCGGAACGCTCGCGATTCGTGTGCGGATTGACCGAATTGTAGCGGATCGTGTGCAGACCTCCGGTCGTGACGGACAACTGATGATTACAGATGGCAAGCAGATGATTTATCCCGAAACACCGCCTTTGAGTGAGAGTGATATGCAGGCCGAGCTTGCGCGGAAGCAGCCTTACGGAATTGCGACCTACACAGGCGGGACCTTTTTCGCAGCCCAGATCAAATCCTCTTATACGGGCTGGACATATTTGCATATGACCCCCTTTGATGATATGTTTCGCAGTATTACTATAATCAAGGAAATTGTAAGCGCTATTTTTGTCATTATGCTTCTGATCGCATTGGCACTGGGAGCCCGATTATCTGGCAGTATTACAAAGCCGATCGTTCAACTAATCCAGAACATGCGTAAAATTGAAAAAGGAGATCTCGACCGTCTGGAGGAGGAAGCACTCGGCGCAGTTCCGCTTTCCACACAGGATGAGGTGGGCTTGCTGCACCGGACTTATAAGAAGATGATCCGCCGTATCCGTGAGCTGATTAATGAGAATGTTGCGAAGCAGCTATTGCTACGGGAGACGGAATTAAAGGCGCTTCAGGCTCAAATTAATCCACATTTTTTGTATAACACGCTGGAGTCTGTGAACTGGCTCGCCAAGGCGAATAAGCAGGACCGTATCTCAGAAATGGTAGAGGCGCTTGCATTTCTGTTGCGCAGTGCGGTCAGTTTTGAGGAACAGCTCATTCCACTTCGGAAAGAGTTGGACATTGTGCGAAGTTATGTAACGATCCAAAAAACACGCTTCGATGAACGTCTTGTTTTCCATCTGGATGTGCCAGAGGAGCTGATGGATGCGCAGATTCCGAAGCTGACGCTTCAGCCCTTGGTGGAGAATGCAATTCATTATGCGCTGGAGCTGCAAATTGAGCCATGTCGGATTTCTATTGTTGTCAGGGTGAGGGAAGGTGCGCTTTTCCTGCGGGTGGAGGATGACGGGCCGGGCATGACGCAGGATTTTCTGGAAAAACTGCGAAGCGGGCAGGTCACGACCCGTGGACAGGGCATCGGCCTTACCAATATTCAGGAACGGATTAGCCTGACATTTGGTACTCCATGGGGGATAGAACTGCACAGTGAGTCAGGAACAGGAACGTCGATTCATGTCTGTATTCCATATGTGAAAGGGGAACAGGGTCATGTACAAGGTGCTGCTGGTTGATGATGAGCGTATGATTTTGGAAGGAATATCACAGGTGGTAGATTGGAGCAAAGCAGGGACAAAGCTGGTGGGTACAGCACGCAATGGGATTGAGGCCTACGATCAGATTCAGGCCAGTCCGCCTGATTTTGTGATCAGCGACATCTCTATGCCTGGATTGGATGGCATCGGCCTGGTTGCCAAAACGACGGAGCATTTTCCGGATGTTCGTTTCATTCTGTTGTCCGGCTATAAAGATTTCGACTATGCTTGTCGGGCCATGCAATACGGGGTGAAGCACTATTTATTAAAGCCCTGCAATGAGCGACAAATCCATGAGGCGTTGACCGAGTTGGGGCAGGAGCGGGAGGAACAGGAGGAACGCAAGCAGTTTGTGAACCGGATGAAGCTTGATTTTCAGCGTATGCTGCCGCATGTGAAGGAGCATTTTTTGAAGGAGTTTATTTCCTATAAAACTTACGGCAGTCGGGATATCGCTTTTTATGAGCGGTTATTCGGTCTGGAGCTGCAAGATAAGCAGGTTCGAATGCTACTGCTGCGAGTCGAGGAATCCCATGAGCCGGAGCATCTGTTTGCGCTGCAAAATATTGCAGCGGATTTAATGGATGATGTCCTGCTTGGAACGACCATGCAAGGCCAACTGCTCATCGTGCTGGAAAGCGGGGGCGATACGTCCAGGCTGATGGAGCAGCTTGACGCGGTACGTGCAACGTTTCGCCGTTTTTACAAGCTGGAGGTAACGGTTGCGGTTAGCGAGTCTGACAGTATGGAGCACTCGAGGGGGATGTACCGGGAGACACTGCATTGTATGAATCACCGTTTCTATACCGGGGAGGGCAGTCTGATTACGAAGGAAGATTTGGCGACCGAGGACCCACGGGAGATGGCCGATTTGGAGCTGGACGAGGAAAAGTTTGGTCTGCTGATCAAGGCTGGAAATACGGAGGAGGTTGTACAGGAAGTGGATCGACTGTTTGGCATTCTGTCCCGTATGAAGCTGGAAATTTCGGTGACCCGTTCCTATGTGCTTCAGCTGTATGCCGCCATGATCCGTATATGCCCTGAAGAGGAGCGCTCCGAGTTTACGAGCCGAATGGCCGTGCTGGCAGAGCAAAAAACGCTTGCTTGTCTCAAATCCTTTGTGCAGGAGGCCGCCGGACGAATGACGGCAATCTACTATAAGAGCAATGTGAGCCGTCAATCCTCCACGGTTGATAAAATGATCACCATTATTGAGCAAAACTATCGAAAATCCGATTTGTCCCTGAACGCAGTGGCCGGGCAAATGCTGTACATGAATTCCGACTACCTGGGGAAAATTTTCAAAAAGGTAACGGGTGAAAACTTTTCACATTACGTTAATCGCTATCGGATCGAACGTGCGGCTGAGCATATTCGGGAGACGGGAGATGTAAAGGTGTTTGAGCTGGCGGAATGGTTCGGCTTCGGAGGGAACGCCCAATATTTTAGCCAGGTGTTCAAAAAATGGGCGGGTATGACGCCATCAGAGTACATCAAGTCACACGAACGGGGATGAGCGCTGGAGCCCCTCTGTTTTTTAAACCCAGGAAATCTGATTTGTGTATTCCAATGCTTCTCTGCTTTTGGGAAAATAACAACAGGAGCAAATGTAAACGCTATCAATTTTGCGTAAATACGTTGTCACTTGTAACACGGCTCCTTTCTAGAACAGCGAAAAGGGGAGAGATAAGTGGGCAAAAAGGGATGGTTTCTGGTCATGGCTATGCTGCTCGTGCTGACGACGGCATGCAGCGGAGCGAACAGCGGTGGCAATTCGGGCACAAGTGCAGACGGGAAGGTAAAGTTGCGGATCGCTTGGTGGGGATCGGATACGCGTCATGAATATACGCAGAAGGTCGTTGACCTGTATAAGCAGAAAAATCCAAATGTGACGATTGATGTGGAGTATGCCTCTTTTGATGACTATTGGAAGAAGCTCGCCCCGCAGGCTGCGGCAAACCAGCTGCCGGATATCGTACAAATGGACATTTCGTACATTAGCCAATATGCGAAAAACGGTCAACTGGAGGATCTAGCGCCTTACTTGAATCAAAAAATTCAGGTTGCTGATGTGACCGAAAATGTACTCAAAACCGGCGTAATTGCCGGAAAGCAATATGGTATTCCAACAGGTGTCAATGTGCTGGGCTTCCAGTATGATCCGGCGTTGCTCAAAAAGGCGGGTATAGACAAAATTCCTGACAACTGGACATGGGATCAATACAAAGAACTGGCTTTGAAGGCAGCATCCAATAAAGTACACTTTGACAGCTCCATGGTTGCCGATATTTTCTTCCACTACTATTTGCGTACACATGGAAAGTCTCTCTACAATGCGGAAGGAACAGGATTGGGGTATGACGACGATAAGCTGTTTGTCGATTTCTTCAGCAGTATGGCTGATCTGATTAAGAAGGAGGCAACCCCGTCTCCTGAAGTCATGAACCAGACCAAGGGGATTATTGAAGAATCCGATATTGTAAAAGAAAAGGGCATCGGCGTTTGGCAATGGTCCAATCAGTATGTAGGCTTACAGCAGGTTGTTAACCGCCCGATGGCGTTGGCTCCAATGTTTGGACCGAATATGGAAAAAGGTATATACATGCAGCCTACGATGTACTGGGCGGTCGCTTCCCATTCACAGGTGAAGGATGAAGCCGCTAAGTTTATTGATTTCTGGATGAATGATGTAGAAGCGAATAAATTGATTAAAGGTGAGCGGGGCGTACCGATTTCCGCCAAAATCAAGGAAGCTGTAGCGGCAGAGCTGAGCGAGCCAACGAAGCAGGTGTTTGATTTTGTGGCTTCCATGGAGCCGAAGGCTTCTCCAATGAGTCCACCGCCGCCCGTTGGATCACCGGAAGTGATTGCGACCCTGACCGATTATATTGAGCAGGTCAATTTCGGGCAGATGACGGCAGAGGATGCAGCGGTTAAATTCCGGGCTGATGCGAATACCATCCTTGCGAATAACAAGCAGTAATTAGCGTAATGGATTCCTTAGGCGTCTGACACCGTTTTGACATAGGGGCGAAGGTCGGTTTCGTTAAGTTAACCGTGCGTAGTGATAGCATGATTGCGCACGGTTAATACGACGAACAAACCGCAGAAGCTGCTTCTATATATCATGATGAAATACATGTAACAACGAATTATGAATATAAAAAGTTTGGCTAATCAACAAAATGCAACAGAAGGGAGGCTTGATGAGCTTGCGAAATCATCAGAGCTTGAGAGCCAATATGACCGGATATGCGTTTATCAGCCCGTTTATTGTGGGCTTTCTGGCATTTACATTAATTCCGATGTTTATTTCGTTGTATCTGTCCTTTACATCCTACAACCTGTTCACCCCGCCCAAATGGATTGGTCTGGGGAACTTTGAAAAAATGTTCACAGCCGACCCGAAATATTGGAATTCGATTAGGGTTACGTTTACGTATGTATTGGTCGGTGTTCCGCTACGACTGATTTTCGCACTGTTTGTGGCTATGATTTTGAATACCAAATCGCGTATGGTCGGGACCTATCGGACAATGTACTATCTGCCGTCCATTATCGGGGGCAGCGTTGCGGTGTCCATCATGTGGCGCAACATTTTCAGCAATGAAGGCATTGTAAACAGCTTGCTTTTGGCCTTGGGGGCAACTCCGGTGAAATGGTTTGGTGATCCGAATGCTTCGCTTGCGATGCTGATCACCTTGTCCGTATGGCAATTCGGCTCCTCCATGCTTATTTTTCTGGCCGGCTTGAAGAATATCTCGGTTGAAATGTACGAGGCGTCCAGCGTGGACGGCGCTTCGCCAGTGCGAAAATTCTTCAGTATTACGCTGCCTCTGCTCAGTCCGATTATTTTATTTAACCTGATTATGCAGACGATCAGCGCCTTTATGACCTTTGTTCCGGCCTACGTTATTTCCAAGGGCGAGGGCGGTCCGATGGATGGAACGATGTTGCATTCGCTGTATTTGTTCCGACAGGCGTTTATGTTTAGCAACATGGGATATGCGGCGGCTATGGCTTGGGTCATGCTCATTATGATCGCGATACTGACAGCAATTTTATTTATAACCTCCAAATACTGGGTATTCTATGAAACGGAAAAGGGGCGCTGATACCGATGGCATGGAAAACGTTCAAATGGCCAATCTATCACATTCTGGTCGCTGCGCTGGCGCTCTTGATGCTGTATCCCGTATTCTGGATGCTGTTCAGCTCGTTCAAGGAGAGTCGGACGATATTCGTCACGGCAGGTTCCTTGTTCCCTACAGAATGGATTTGGCAAAACTATGTGACAGGCTGGAAGGGCACAAGTGGATACAACTTCGGTACGTACATCTTGAATTCGTTCACGATTGTCTTGATTGCAACGATAGGAGCGGTGCTCTCCTCCTCATTAATCGCATTTGGCTTCGCACGTATGAAATTCAAGGGGCGTAACTTTTGGTTTGCCCTGATGATGATGACGCTTATGCTGCCAGGGGATGTGGTACTGGTACCGCAATACATTATTTTCACCAAGCTCGGCTGGGTCAATACGATTTTGCCACTGGTCGTGCCATCGTTTTTCGGGATGCCGTTCTTCATCTTCCTGATGGTCCAGTTTATCCGAACGATTCCGATAGAGCTGGATGAAGCAGCGACGATTGACGGATGCGGTAAATTCCGGCTGTATTTCCGAATTATTTTGCCATTGCTCAAATCCTCGCTGGCTACGGCGGCCATCTTCTCTTTCTACTGGAAGTGGGAGGATCTTCTGGGTCCGGTACTGTATCTGAATTCGCCGGAGAAATATACCGTATCTATGGCACTTAAAATGTTCCTTGATAGCGAATCGGCTTCCAACTGGGGTGGGATGTTCGCGATGTCCATTTTGAGCCTGGTTCCGGTTATCGCTGTATTCTTCGCCTTCCAGAAGCAAATTGTCCAAGGAATGAGCTCAAGCGGCTTGAAGGGATAAAGTGGGGTTAAGGGTTATAGCGGAGAGGTGAGTGGAATGTGGAAGTTTGATTTTGGTCCGGGCGAGCCTGCGGATGGCTACACAGGAGTACCCCCGGATTGCTCGTATACTGCTGAGCAGGGCTACGGGTTTGAGGACGTGGATCATGTGTATGGTCGGGAAAGGCGATTATCCGGCGTAACCGCACCCAAGGATACGCTCGCACGGCTGCGAAGCCGCTTTTGCATCCCGCTGGGGACTGCGTTTGTCGCTGATGTATCGGAGGACGGGATGTATCTCGTCACCGTGCTGCTCGGCGATCCGCTCGCGGAGACGCTCACGCGGCTCAAAGCCGGCGAGGGCAAGCATGTGCTGCCCCCATTACACACGCTGCCGGGCCAGTTCACAGAGGCCCGGTTTGCGGTGCTCGTCAGGGGCGGCAAGCTGCGCCTCGCCGTATCTGGCACCGCGCCGCGGCTCAATGCGCTGGAGATTGCGCCAGCGCCACAGACCCTCCGGCTGTTCCTTGCCGGAGATTCCACGGTTACGGATCAGGACGCGTCCGGCTATCCGTATACAGGCTGGGGCCAGGCTTTGCCAGCCCTGTTCAAGCATGATGTCTGCGTGGATAATCACGCCGTATCGGGAAGAAGCTCCAAAAGCTTCGTGGACGAAGGACGGCTGGACGTTATTTTGACTGAAATGAAAGCAGGAGACTTCCTGTTCATCCAGTTCGGCCATAATGATCAGAAGTCGGACCCGGAACGGGCTACTGATCCTTTTACGACCTACAAGGAGCACCTGCGCCTCTATATCGACGGAGCCAGAAGCCGTGGGGCTACTCCAGTGCTGGTTACGCCTGTGCATCGTTGCTATTTTAACGGGGATGGTACGTTATCCGACACGCATGGAGACTATGTGACAGCGGTTCGCGAGCTGGCGGAAGAAGCAGATGTGTCGCTGATTGACTTGGCTGCCTGCACGCAGGAGTTATATGAGCGGTTGGGTCCTGAGGAAAGCAAAGAGCTTTTTATGTGGCTGCTGCCTGGTGAATACATGAACTTTTCCAGTGGCTTGGAGGATAATACACATTTTCATGAGAACGGCGCGGTCTGTATTGCAGATATGGTGGCGGATGCTGTGAAGGGGCTGGATTTACAGCCCTTACGCATGTATTTACGTTAGACGGACGGGTTTTTCTCGAACAGGTGTCAAGGAGGAAGTTAACGTGAAAATTACCAAAGGGGGAGACGAGGAAATGCCTGCATTGATTTTTGATGAGGAACAAATTAAACAGGTGATCGACCGGGTGGTAGAACGCACATTTCAAATGGACTATAGCTGGGATTGGCCGGGTGGTGTGGCTTTTTACGGTGTGTGTGAAGCCTATGAAGCAACAGGGAACGAGGAGTATTTGACCAAATTAAAGGAATGGGTCGATGAAAATATTGCAGATGGACTTCCACCGCTCTCGGTGAACGGTGTGTCTGTGGGACACTGCTTGCTGACGCTGTATCAGGCTACAGGAGAGCAAAAGTACCTTGATATCGCCACCGAAATGGCGGAATTTCTGGCGAAGAAAGCCGAGCGGTTCGCCGACGGCATTTTCCAGCATACGGTGAATTCACTTCATGACGTATTTCCGCAGCAAGCGTGGGTGGATACGATGTTTATGGCAGGCTATTATTTGCTGCGCATCGGTCATCTGCTGGGTAACAAAGAATATTGGGAGGATGGTATCCGGCAATATCACGGGCATGAGGAATTTTTGCAGGACCCGGATACGAATTTGTATTATCACGGCTGGGATCATGCGAACCAAAGCCGGATGTCAGGTATTTACTGGGCGCGGGGAAATTCGTGGGCTGCACTCACAATGGCAAAAGCGCTGAAATTCGTGGAGGTGCAGCATCCATCCTACATGATCATCGACGGTTCGCTGCGTGACCAGCTCAGTGCGCTGGTGCGGCTGCAATCCTCGGAAGGGCTGTGGCATACGGTGTTGAATGATGAAACCTCCTATCTGGAAACCTCAGGCTCTGCAGGCATTGCGACGGCTTTGCTTATGCAGGGGCGACTGTTCAACAAATACACGCAAAAGGCAATCGACGGTATCCTTTCCCGAATCAAGGAGGATGGCACTGTGACGGGTGTATCCGCTGGAACCGCCGTAATGAACGATATTGATGGCTACCGCAACGTACCATACAAACGTATTCAGGGCTGGGGACAGGGACTGGCGCTCGCCTTTCTGGCTCAACTGCTGCGTACCAAGGAGAATCCATTCGCGTAGAAAGATAGGTTGCTTGCGGCTGACTCGTCAGGATCAAACACTGTGACAGATTCACTGCCAGCGATTTATTTTTGAGGACAGCATAGGGATGCGCAAGTATTTTATGTGAAAGGAGTCGGATAGCATGGGAAATACTGAGCTTCCTCAGGAAAAAGTAAACCAGCCGCGGGGCAGCTTATTCTGGGTGATTCCCGATGGATATATTCCACCCAAAAGCCGGGGAGAGCTGCTTAGTCATGAGAGTATATGTGTGCTGAACTGTGGAACTCTAGCGGCCAAGCTGAGTATAGATATCTATTTTGAAGACCGTGAGCCGCTGGAAGGATTGGTCGAGGTGATAGAAGGCAGACGAACCCGCCATATCCGCACGGCCTCGCTGGAGAGGGATGGCGAACGGATTCCGGCAGGCATTCCCTATGCGATTACGGTCACCAGCGACGTACCGGTGATTGTACAATATAGCAGACTAGACACGACACAGCCGGAACTGGCGCTAATGAGTGTCATGGCGTACCCGGTTGAAGGCTGAAATATGGGTTTGAATCATTCTAATGAAATAGATAAACTAAAAAAGATATCCCCGAGCCGGAGTAAACGACAGCCTGGGGATATCTTTTTTGCGAGGACAAAATCGTTCAAGAGAAGCGTCAACGATCAAAATTATACAGATTCCACAAGTGAAATATACATCCATTTTCAGTCCACTTTTAGTGGTTTTGTAGCAGACGCTTTTCGCGGCTCGAAGCTTCTCCGACCTCCAAAATTGGTGCCCAATACCCCGATAATGATAATAACTGCCCCGACAATATGATAGTATGCGAGCTGCTCCTTCAAAATATAAGCACCTGCTATCATGGAAATGAGAGTAGATAAATTACCGATAACACTCATTTTCGAGGCTTCGATCCACTTCAAGGCAAAGCTTGATAACAGCGAGGTGACGAGGGTAGACAGAATGCTCAGATAAGCCAGTGCCAGCCAGTAATCAGGCTTTACTAGGGGAGCGATATAAGTGCTCATAGAGCCGTCTATGGCATGATATCCCAGGGCCACCAAGTTAAAAACGAAACATCCCAAAATGGAAGTAACATAGGTCAACTCCATCGGACTGTATTTTTGTGTTAATGGACGAGCCAGCACGTTATAGCCGGATAGGCAAACAGCAGAGAGCACGAGCAAAAGAATGCCACCAAAGCTATTGGAGGCCATGGGCGCTCCGCTTTTCATCACGAATATAAAAATAACGCCTGCTACAGAGAGCAGCAAGGAAAGCTTTTGGACAACCGTAGTCCGCTCTTTAATAAAATAGGACGCCAGCAGCAGC carries:
- a CDS encoding histidine kinase, yielding MVLLITVLMLVNFAVVAVILKYVFHIYDNQMYKKTSEVLNISSIGIENELKDVEKVTFKVTTDEQLQRYLLQLERETSPYTKMVLRKKITNRLVAFAGSETYIYSMMVIDKEGQVMSAGNREGIPSELRSTLSELAAEYDGSNAWYAAGHSSLLAARQFKSFTDTNFTLNGLGTLAIRVRIDRIVADRVQTSGRDGQLMITDGKQMIYPETPPLSESDMQAELARKQPYGIATYTGGTFFAAQIKSSYTGWTYLHMTPFDDMFRSITIIKEIVSAIFVIMLLIALALGARLSGSITKPIVQLIQNMRKIEKGDLDRLEEEALGAVPLSTQDEVGLLHRTYKKMIRRIRELINENVAKQLLLRETELKALQAQINPHFLYNTLESVNWLAKANKQDRISEMVEALAFLLRSAVSFEEQLIPLRKELDIVRSYVTIQKTRFDERLVFHLDVPEELMDAQIPKLTLQPLVENAIHYALELQIEPCRISIVVRVREGALFLRVEDDGPGMTQDFLEKLRSGQVTTRGQGIGLTNIQERISLTFGTPWGIELHSESGTGTSIHVCIPYVKGEQGHVQGAAG
- a CDS encoding extracellular solute-binding protein; translated protein: MGKKGWFLVMAMLLVLTTACSGANSGGNSGTSADGKVKLRIAWWGSDTRHEYTQKVVDLYKQKNPNVTIDVEYASFDDYWKKLAPQAAANQLPDIVQMDISYISQYAKNGQLEDLAPYLNQKIQVADVTENVLKTGVIAGKQYGIPTGVNVLGFQYDPALLKKAGIDKIPDNWTWDQYKELALKAASNKVHFDSSMVADIFFHYYLRTHGKSLYNAEGTGLGYDDDKLFVDFFSSMADLIKKEATPSPEVMNQTKGIIEESDIVKEKGIGVWQWSNQYVGLQQVVNRPMALAPMFGPNMEKGIYMQPTMYWAVASHSQVKDEAAKFIDFWMNDVEANKLIKGERGVPISAKIKEAVAAELSEPTKQVFDFVASMEPKASPMSPPPPVGSPEVIATLTDYIEQVNFGQMTAEDAAVKFRADANTILANNKQ
- the uvsE gene encoding UV DNA damage repair endonuclease UvsE, whose protein sequence is MIVRFGYVAMSVTVQNASPSKTMTMASFNKIGDREAAIRKLERIATENLHNTLRLLRHNRASDIKVYRFSSKLIPLATHQDLRGWDPIQALAADFAEVGNVVKANGMRVSFHPDHFTVLSTPRPEVLQSSINDLKHHKAMLEAMGLGADAKNNIHIGGAYGDKVTSSQRFVEQVGALELSLRERMTLENDDKTFNAMETLEACKRTGLPMVLDIHHQWVNNEGEKPWELWPGILDTWKGELAQTGSSPDNPLPPKIHASSPKSEKDPRGHADGVQVEPLLTFLRNIAGYTGRIDVMLEAKRKDEALFGLMKELRVREGDGVKVLDGASVEITP
- a CDS encoding inositol monophosphatase family protein; the encoded protein is MQLRKPRNNDIESRVNTLNEHENEKVPYIVSGKSYTAVAINAASKAGEWIKSRLGTVEQLSTKQSPTDLVTEVDKGAEQMIRRLILTHFPDHAILGEEGVEPGAEASARALEAAREEEYLWIIDPVDGTTNFVHSLPYYSVSIALAHCGEVIVGVIYDPSRDEMFVAEKGKGAYVHGNLMRASREETLGDSLVCIGFPPDRTFAQPLNMKIAQALTPQVRGIRALGSAALHLAYVASGRLSAYCEIGLNAWDVAAGALLVQESGGTITDTLGRPYDLSVRHIAATNTAIHSQLIQVLKEADATGL
- a CDS encoding response regulator, which translates into the protein MYKVLLVDDERMILEGISQVVDWSKAGTKLVGTARNGIEAYDQIQASPPDFVISDISMPGLDGIGLVAKTTEHFPDVRFILLSGYKDFDYACRAMQYGVKHYLLKPCNERQIHEALTELGQEREEQEERKQFVNRMKLDFQRMLPHVKEHFLKEFISYKTYGSRDIAFYERLFGLELQDKQVRMLLLRVEESHEPEHLFALQNIAADLMDDVLLGTTMQGQLLIVLESGGDTSRLMEQLDAVRATFRRFYKLEVTVAVSESDSMEHSRGMYRETLHCMNHRFYTGEGSLITKEDLATEDPREMADLELDEEKFGLLIKAGNTEEVVQEVDRLFGILSRMKLEISVTRSYVLQLYAAMIRICPEEERSEFTSRMAVLAEQKTLACLKSFVQEAAGRMTAIYYKSNVSRQSSTVDKMITIIEQNYRKSDLSLNAVAGQMLYMNSDYLGKIFKKVTGENFSHYVNRYRIERAAEHIRETGDVKVFELAEWFGFGGNAQYFSQVFKKWAGMTPSEYIKSHERG